In a genomic window of Dyadobacter fermentans DSM 18053:
- a CDS encoding alpha/beta hydrolase, with the protein MKANNTKTVVFVTGAFVSHNGWDQWKAYFENQGYTTYAPAWPHKDAPAAELRDRQPNDTALAGLTFKELVDHYANFIKALPEKPIIIGHSLGGLITQILINRDLGVAGIAIHPVPPQGVIPYEFSFLKAGYKVFGLFTSLKKTYLMSLADWQYAFTNGMTLEEQMQTWEENVIPESKTVARGGITSAARVDFKKAHAPLLITSGEFDNIIPASLNLRNFKAYKQNGSVTDYKEFPGRNHYVLGQPTWKEDADYILDWISKH; encoded by the coding sequence ATGAAAGCCAATAACACCAAAACCGTCGTTTTTGTAACAGGTGCATTTGTAAGCCACAATGGCTGGGACCAATGGAAAGCCTATTTTGAAAACCAGGGATACACCACCTATGCGCCTGCCTGGCCCCACAAAGATGCCCCCGCTGCCGAGCTGAGAGACAGACAACCGAATGATACCGCGCTGGCCGGTCTCACATTTAAAGAGCTGGTCGACCATTATGCCAATTTCATCAAAGCATTACCCGAAAAACCGATTATCATCGGGCACTCGCTCGGCGGGCTGATCACCCAGATCCTGATCAACCGCGACCTGGGCGTTGCCGGTATCGCCATCCACCCCGTTCCGCCGCAAGGTGTGATCCCCTACGAATTCTCGTTCCTGAAAGCGGGTTATAAAGTGTTCGGATTGTTTACCTCATTGAAAAAAACATATCTGATGTCGCTCGCCGACTGGCAATATGCCTTCACCAACGGCATGACGCTGGAAGAGCAAATGCAAACCTGGGAAGAAAACGTGATCCCTGAATCCAAAACGGTAGCGCGCGGCGGTATTACTTCCGCAGCCCGGGTGGATTTTAAAAAAGCGCACGCGCCATTGCTGATCACGTCAGGCGAGTTCGACAACATTATTCCCGCGTCGCTGAACCTCCGCAACTTCAAAGCCTACAAACAAAACGGCTCTGTGACAGATTACAAAGAATTCCCCGGCCGCAACCACTACGTGTTAGGCCAACCCACGTGGAAAGAGGATGCCGATTACATCCTCGACTGGATCAGCAAACACTGA
- a CDS encoding Crp/Fnr family transcriptional regulator, whose translation MTETQVLNYALNQFAGIDAEAFELSAPYWQRKTYGKGEFYNEYKNVCKYLGFILDGVFRTYYIDEESAEEKNVFFFSKNQVVVAYKSFVTQTPCSYYTESMTGATVLYIHVNHLNELYAKSHHWERFGRLVAETAFNLAMNRAEEFMFRTPEQRYLELIRNHPDIFSNVPLYHIASYLGIQAPSLSRIRKRMVGK comes from the coding sequence ATGACCGAAACACAAGTCCTGAATTACGCGCTCAATCAGTTTGCAGGCATCGACGCGGAGGCGTTCGAACTATCGGCGCCGTACTGGCAGCGGAAGACCTACGGCAAAGGGGAGTTTTACAACGAGTATAAAAACGTTTGCAAGTACCTGGGCTTCATTCTTGACGGCGTGTTCCGCACCTATTACATCGATGAAGAATCGGCAGAGGAGAAGAATGTATTTTTCTTTTCAAAAAACCAGGTCGTGGTGGCGTATAAAAGCTTCGTGACGCAAACGCCGTGCAGCTATTACACCGAGTCGATGACGGGCGCGACGGTGCTTTACATTCACGTCAACCACCTGAACGAGCTTTATGCCAAGTCGCACCATTGGGAGCGGTTCGGGCGGCTGGTCGCGGAAACCGCATTTAACCTGGCCATGAACCGCGCCGAGGAGTTCATGTTCCGCACGCCCGAGCAGCGCTATCTCGAACTGATCCGTAACCATCCCGATATTTTTAGCAATGTTCCCTTGTACCATATCGCCTCATACTTAGGCATTCAGGCTCCTTCGCTGAGCCGGATAAGGAAAAGAATGGTGGGCAAATGA
- a CDS encoding Uma2 family endonuclease, with protein sequence MVSSPGTLHQCILGRFCLRLFEYFKSRQLILLSAPFDVRLPGKDQSTADEDVLSVVQPDICVCEESKLDERGCIGAPELVIEILLPDYSKTELHNKFDLYQESGVREYWIVQPAYQNVLLFTLSTNGKYIDSKPATEVLHSVTFPDLTIDLKEIFS encoded by the coding sequence ATGGTATCTTCGCCTGGCACGCTACATCAGTGCATCTTAGGCAGATTCTGTTTGAGATTATTTGAATATTTCAAAAGTCGACAATTAATCCTTCTATCCGCTCCATTTGACGTACGCCTGCCGGGGAAAGATCAAAGCACGGCAGATGAAGACGTCCTCTCCGTCGTGCAACCAGACATCTGTGTTTGTGAAGAATCAAAACTTGACGAACGTGGATGCATAGGAGCGCCGGAATTGGTTATCGAAATTCTTCTCCCGGACTATTCGAAGACTGAACTACACAATAAGTTCGATTTATACCAGGAAAGTGGTGTCAGAGAATATTGGATTGTCCAACCCGCCTATCAAAACGTATTGCTATTCACGCTCAGCACTAACGGTAAATACATTGATTCCAAACCTGCAACTGAGGTCCTCCATTCCGTCACATTCCCCGACCTCACAATCGATTTAAAAGAAATTTTCAGTTAG
- a CDS encoding bifunctional helix-turn-helix transcriptional regulator/GNAT family N-acetyltransferase — protein sequence MNIFNEVGALAISTRLQRLSDQFRKDGVLIYQHNGISFEPKWFPIVYALHAKGALGIMELSEEIGYAHPSTITLLKELEKEGLVESFRDARDTRKRMVRLTKKANKLVAQMQPVWEKIRKTAEQIIDNANHLLQAMDETEYQLKKEGFFERYKRMENEETNAAIRIVDYQPEYAKAFYDLNYAWISETYEVEPEDEKTLSDPETYYLKDGGAILIALYGDEPVGTCALKRNGDVVEMSKMTVSKSMRGKKIGDLLGNAVIDKARELGAAKVILYSNRKGSAAGINLYKKLGFAEVPLIGHNFKRADIKMELVLS from the coding sequence ATGAACATCTTCAATGAAGTAGGAGCCCTGGCTATCTCTACCCGACTGCAACGCCTGAGCGACCAGTTTCGCAAGGACGGCGTGCTCATTTATCAGCATAACGGTATCAGTTTCGAGCCGAAATGGTTTCCGATTGTTTATGCACTGCATGCGAAAGGGGCGCTGGGGATCATGGAGCTTTCAGAGGAAATCGGGTATGCACATCCTTCCACGATTACGCTTTTAAAGGAACTGGAAAAGGAAGGGCTGGTGGAATCGTTCAGGGACGCGCGCGACACGAGGAAGCGAATGGTCCGGCTCACAAAGAAGGCCAACAAGCTCGTGGCGCAAATGCAGCCCGTTTGGGAGAAAATCCGCAAAACAGCCGAACAAATTATCGATAATGCCAATCACCTGTTACAAGCCATGGACGAAACAGAGTACCAATTGAAAAAAGAAGGGTTTTTTGAGCGCTACAAACGGATGGAAAATGAGGAAACCAATGCCGCAATCCGCATTGTGGATTACCAACCGGAGTATGCAAAGGCATTTTACGACCTCAATTACGCCTGGATTTCGGAAACCTATGAAGTGGAACCGGAAGATGAAAAGACGCTTTCAGATCCCGAAACCTACTATTTGAAAGACGGCGGAGCCATCCTGATCGCATTGTACGGCGACGAGCCCGTCGGTACCTGTGCATTAAAACGCAATGGAGATGTAGTGGAAATGAGCAAAATGACGGTTTCAAAAAGCATGCGGGGCAAGAAGATCGGCGATCTGCTGGGTAATGCGGTGATCGACAAAGCGCGGGAGCTGGGTGCTGCCAAGGTAATTCTGTACTCGAACCGCAAAGGCTCGGCGGCAGGGATTAATCTTTACAAAAAGCTCGGTTTTGCAGAAGTGCCTCTTATCGGGCATAACTTTAAGCGGGCGGATATTAAAATGGAGCTGGTGTTAAGCTAA
- a CDS encoding DUF2281 domain-containing protein, whose translation MDQHGGKLPPRQFGLHKGKYIMAPDFDEPLEDFEDYM comes from the coding sequence TTGGACCAACATGGAGGAAAGCTGCCGCCTCGACAGTTCGGGCTTCATAAGGGAAAGTATATCATGGCACCTGACTTCGACGAACCGCTGGAAGATTTTGAAGACTATATGTAA
- the lpxB gene encoding lipid-A-disaccharide synthase, protein MKYYLIAGERSGDLHGSNLIKGIRANDPDAEFRGWGGDMMVAEGMQLVTHYKDTAFMGFLEVVMNLRTITGFLKKCKADILDYQPDALILIDYPGFNLRIASFAKSRGLKVFYYISPKVWAWNQKRAWKIKANVDHMFVIFPFEIDFYKEYDYDVDYVGNPLMDAIAAFTPDPAFRTKHGLDDRPIIALLPGSRRQEITGMLNTMLTTQKHFPGYQYVIAGVKNLPSELYDHYLSSGKATIVYESTYDLLSVADAALVTSGTATLETALLKVPEVVCYRTSAISYALAKRLIRIPFISLVNLILEKEAVRELIQDELNERNLVLELQRILPGGEQHEKQMQDYQQLAKLVGGPGASERTGGLIVKYLR, encoded by the coding sequence ATGAAATATTACCTGATCGCCGGCGAACGCTCGGGCGACCTTCACGGCTCCAACCTGATCAAGGGCATCAGGGCCAACGATCCCGATGCCGAGTTTAGGGGTTGGGGCGGCGATATGATGGTGGCCGAGGGTATGCAGCTCGTCACGCATTACAAAGACACGGCGTTCATGGGGTTCCTGGAAGTGGTGATGAACCTCCGGACGATCACCGGCTTCCTCAAAAAATGCAAGGCGGACATCCTCGATTATCAGCCCGATGCATTGATCCTGATTGATTATCCGGGCTTCAACCTGCGCATTGCTTCATTCGCCAAGTCGCGGGGACTGAAAGTGTTTTACTACATTTCCCCCAAAGTATGGGCGTGGAACCAGAAGCGCGCCTGGAAAATCAAGGCGAACGTGGACCATATGTTCGTCATCTTCCCGTTTGAAATAGATTTTTACAAAGAATACGACTATGACGTCGACTACGTGGGCAACCCGCTCATGGACGCCATCGCGGCATTCACGCCCGACCCCGCATTTCGGACGAAGCACGGTCTCGACGACCGGCCCATTATCGCCCTGCTCCCCGGCAGCCGCAGGCAGGAAATCACCGGCATGCTCAACACGATGCTTACCACGCAGAAGCATTTTCCGGGGTATCAATATGTAATCGCGGGTGTTAAAAACCTGCCTTCGGAATTGTACGATCACTACTTATCCAGCGGCAAGGCGACCATCGTTTATGAAAGCACTTACGACCTCCTTTCCGTAGCAGACGCGGCACTTGTAACCTCGGGTACCGCCACTTTGGAAACTGCATTGCTCAAAGTGCCGGAAGTTGTTTGCTACCGCACCAGCGCCATTTCCTACGCATTGGCCAAGCGGCTGATCCGCATTCCGTTCATTTCGCTGGTGAATTTGATTTTGGAAAAAGAGGCGGTTAGGGAGCTGATCCAGGATGAGTTGAATGAGAGGAACCTTGTCTTGGAATTGCAGCGCATTCTTCCCGGCGGTGAGCAGCACGAGAAGCAAATGCAGGATTACCAGCAGCTTGCGAAGCTGGTTGGCGGCCCGGGAGCTTCCGAGCGGACGGGGGGATTGATCGTTAAATATCTCCGATAA
- a CDS encoding 6-pyruvoyl trahydropterin synthase family protein, producing the protein MIYVTRKEHFNAAHRLYNPAWSEEKNQEVFGPCANNNWHGHNFELIVTVKGKPDPETGFVIDLKVLGDIMKRQIVDKVDHKNLNLDVDFMQGKMASCEIFVMEIWNILAPAIEQAAPNAKLHYIKLIETPKNFVEYYGE; encoded by the coding sequence ATGATTTACGTAACAAGAAAAGAGCATTTCAATGCGGCGCACAGGCTTTATAACCCGGCGTGGAGTGAAGAGAAAAACCAGGAAGTGTTCGGCCCCTGTGCCAACAACAACTGGCATGGGCATAATTTTGAGTTGATTGTTACGGTAAAAGGCAAGCCTGACCCTGAAACCGGTTTCGTGATCGACCTGAAAGTGCTGGGCGATATCATGAAACGGCAGATCGTGGACAAGGTGGACCATAAGAACCTGAACCTCGATGTGGACTTCATGCAAGGCAAAATGGCCTCCTGCGAGATATTCGTGATGGAAATATGGAACATCCTGGCGCCGGCCATCGAACAGGCCGCTCCTAATGCGAAACTGCACTATATCAAGCTCATAGAAACACCGAAGAACTTCGTGGAGTACTACGGCGAGTAG
- the rfaD gene encoding ADP-glyceromanno-heptose 6-epimerase yields MIIVTGAAGFIGSGLISRLNQDGFQNIIAVDDFSKIEKAENLEGKTIKEKVERNALFEWLDANNRDVEFIFHIGARTDTTEFDKGIFDELNVNYSKGIWEKCVAYQIPLVYASSAATYGLGEHGYDDNEATLGQLKPLNPYGDSKNEFDKWALAQEKKPFFWAGLKFFNVYGPNEYHKGRMASVIFHAFNQIKATEKMKLFRSHNPDFKDGEQMRDFIYVKDLIDVCIFFMHHRKNSGIYNLGSGKARTFKDLVTNTFHAMGKTPDISFIDTPADIRDKYQYFTQANMSKLRSIGYTRPFSTLEEGIDDYVKNYLSSSAYL; encoded by the coding sequence ATGATTATCGTAACAGGAGCAGCCGGCTTTATTGGCAGCGGGCTTATCAGCCGCCTCAATCAGGACGGCTTTCAAAACATTATTGCAGTGGATGATTTTTCCAAAATCGAGAAGGCTGAAAACCTCGAAGGAAAGACCATCAAGGAAAAAGTAGAAAGGAATGCACTTTTCGAATGGCTGGATGCGAATAACCGCGACGTGGAATTCATTTTCCACATCGGTGCCCGCACCGACACCACGGAGTTCGACAAAGGAATTTTTGATGAACTGAATGTAAATTATTCCAAAGGCATCTGGGAAAAGTGTGTAGCTTACCAGATTCCCCTCGTGTACGCATCGTCTGCGGCCACTTATGGCCTCGGCGAGCACGGCTACGACGACAACGAGGCGACCCTCGGCCAGTTGAAGCCCCTCAATCCTTACGGAGATTCTAAAAACGAGTTTGACAAATGGGCACTGGCACAGGAGAAGAAGCCGTTTTTCTGGGCAGGCCTCAAATTCTTCAACGTTTACGGTCCGAACGAATACCATAAGGGACGCATGGCCTCGGTGATTTTCCATGCTTTTAACCAAATCAAAGCCACCGAAAAAATGAAGCTTTTCCGCTCGCACAACCCGGATTTCAAAGATGGCGAGCAAATGCGCGACTTCATTTACGTAAAGGACCTGATCGACGTTTGCATTTTCTTCATGCACCACCGCAAAAACTCCGGCATTTATAACCTCGGAAGCGGCAAGGCACGGACTTTCAAGGACCTGGTTACGAACACATTCCACGCCATGGGCAAAACGCCGGACATTTCGTTTATCGACACCCCGGCCGACATCCGTGACAAGTATCAGTACTTTACGCAGGCCAATATGAGCAAGTTGCGCTCGATCGGATATACCCGCCCGTTCAGCACGCTCGAAGAAGGCATTGATGATTATGTGAAGAATTACCTTTCGTCCAGCGCATATCTTTAA
- the sufB gene encoding Fe-S cluster assembly protein SufB codes for MSKEEELLEEITSSEYKYGFVTDIEADEAPAGLSDDIVRFISAKKNEPEWMLQWRLKAYHLWLTMDEPKWPNVHYPPIEFQAIKYYSAPKKKKAVESIDDIDPELRNTFERLGISLNEQKRISGIAVDAVMDSESVFTTFKDTLKEKGIIFCSISEAIREHPELVKKYLGSVVPPKDNYYAALNSAVFSDGSFVYIPKGVRCPMELSTYFRINAAGTGQFERTLIIGDEDSHVSYLEGCTAPMRDENQLHAAVVEIFAHDNANVKYSTVQNWYPGDKDGKGGIYNFVTKRGLCDGPNSKISWTQVETGSAITWKYPSVILKGDNSIGEFYSVAVTNNMQQADTGTKMIHIGKNTKSRIVSKGISAGKSQNSYRGLVQVFKKAEKARNFSQCDSLLLGDKCGAHTFPYIEVNNPSATVEHEATTSKIGEDILFYCNQRGIPTEQAVALIVNGYAKEVLNQLPMEFAVEAQKLLEISLEGSVG; via the coding sequence ATGAGCAAAGAAGAAGAATTGTTGGAGGAAATCACCAGTTCGGAATACAAGTATGGCTTTGTAACTGATATTGAGGCAGATGAGGCCCCTGCGGGCCTTAGCGACGATATTGTCAGGTTCATCTCGGCCAAAAAGAACGAGCCGGAGTGGATGCTGCAATGGCGTTTGAAAGCGTACCATTTGTGGCTCACTATGGACGAGCCGAAGTGGCCTAATGTGCACTATCCCCCCATCGAATTCCAGGCTATCAAATATTACTCGGCACCGAAGAAAAAGAAGGCTGTCGAGAGCATCGACGATATTGATCCGGAACTGCGCAATACATTCGAGCGCCTTGGGATTTCGTTGAACGAGCAAAAAAGGATCTCCGGCATCGCGGTCGACGCGGTAATGGACTCCGAGTCGGTTTTCACGACATTCAAGGATACGCTGAAAGAAAAAGGCATTATTTTTTGCTCAATCAGCGAGGCGATCCGTGAGCATCCGGAGCTGGTGAAGAAATACCTGGGCTCGGTTGTTCCGCCGAAGGATAATTACTACGCGGCGCTTAACTCGGCCGTGTTCTCCGACGGATCATTCGTTTACATTCCCAAAGGCGTTCGCTGCCCAATGGAGCTTTCGACCTACTTCCGTATCAATGCAGCGGGAACAGGCCAGTTCGAAAGAACGCTGATCATCGGCGACGAAGACAGCCACGTGAGCTACCTTGAAGGATGTACAGCGCCAATGCGTGACGAGAACCAATTGCATGCTGCGGTGGTGGAAATTTTCGCACACGACAATGCGAACGTCAAATATTCGACCGTACAAAACTGGTATCCAGGCGATAAGGACGGAAAAGGCGGTATTTATAACTTCGTAACGAAGCGCGGCCTTTGCGATGGTCCGAACTCTAAAATTTCCTGGACGCAAGTGGAAACAGGCTCGGCGATTACCTGGAAATATCCTTCGGTAATCCTGAAAGGCGACAACTCGATCGGTGAATTTTATTCGGTAGCTGTGACCAACAACATGCAGCAAGCCGATACCGGCACCAAAATGATCCACATTGGCAAAAACACCAAAAGCCGGATTGTTTCCAAAGGTATTTCAGCCGGAAAGAGCCAGAACTCCTACCGCGGATTGGTGCAGGTGTTCAAGAAGGCGGAAAAAGCGCGTAACTTCTCGCAATGCGACTCCCTGTTGCTCGGCGACAAATGTGGCGCGCACACGTTCCCTTACATTGAGGTGAACAACCCGTCGGCCACCGTAGAACACGAAGCGACCACTTCGAAAATCGGCGAGGACATTCTGTTCTATTGCAACCAGCGCGGTATTCCTACCGAGCAGGCGGTTGCGTTGATCGTGAATGGATATGCTAAAGAAGTATTAAACCAACTCCCGATGGAATTTGCCGTAGAAGCTCAAAAACTACTGGAAATCAGCCTCGAAGGAAGTGTAGGTTAA
- a CDS encoding cation:proton antiporter domain-containing protein, whose protein sequence is MTHVPQLIIDLSLILTMAGIITVIFKKLKQPIVLGYILAGLLVGPNFHLFPTITDIKTIEIWAEIGVIFLLFNLGLEFSFKKLVKVGNTAAITGLFEVSMMLVTGFVTGQLLGWSKTDSLFLGGIIAISSTTIIFRAFDELGLKTQKFTRVVMGILVIEDLTAVLLMVLLSTLSLSQQFAGFELIQSSLKLFFFLTIWFLGGIFVFPTLLRRYRHLMNDESVLITSVALCFGMVFLVTKAGFSAALGAFIMGSILAETTHAEKIEHLLKPVKDLFGAVFFISVGMLINPGLLLEYAVPTAILVLVVILGKTMFVTLGAVISGQPLKKSLQSGMSLSQIGEFSFIIANLGLSLKVTSGFLYPIAVGVSVITTFATPYMMKASEPLYEWLDRRLPEKWRHYLNRYSTSTETITQTTQWNEILKSYAQTVILNSVVVVGIILASSRQLAEQLHTRVPETFITNSVLFGITFLLISPFLWALVFKRGNRKAYSAIWLSRKYSRGPLLLLELSRVFIAILLMAFLLNSFFSTKTAFMVAGGIMILGFAIFYQRLQQFYHKIEDRFLQNLNARQLEGSGKSKRILLPWDAHFAFLEVSADSNLIGKSLQELKIRENFGINVVLIERGSKTIHLPRPTEVLYPCDRIEVIGTDDQLDIFRSHIEVNTNGDVYMAHEDNVVLERVEVKTHHNIRGKTIRDSQIREMTHGMIVGLERNGERILNPDSSMVIENQDVLWIAGDRELIKEFMANKPANSEEEMVAVTR, encoded by the coding sequence ATGACCCACGTTCCGCAACTAATCATTGACCTGTCGCTCATTTTGACGATGGCCGGTATCATTACCGTAATCTTCAAGAAATTGAAGCAGCCTATCGTGTTGGGTTACATTCTGGCCGGATTACTTGTTGGTCCTAACTTCCATTTGTTTCCCACCATTACCGACATCAAAACCATCGAGATCTGGGCCGAGATCGGCGTGATATTCCTGCTCTTCAACCTCGGTCTGGAATTCAGTTTCAAAAAACTGGTCAAAGTCGGGAATACGGCTGCTATTACAGGTTTGTTTGAAGTGTCCATGATGCTCGTCACGGGTTTTGTAACCGGGCAACTGCTCGGTTGGAGCAAAACCGACAGCCTTTTCCTAGGTGGCATTATCGCCATTTCCTCCACCACCATCATTTTCCGCGCATTCGATGAGCTGGGGCTGAAAACACAGAAATTCACCCGCGTCGTGATGGGCATACTGGTGATAGAGGATTTGACGGCGGTATTGCTTATGGTCTTGCTTTCGACGCTCTCGCTTAGCCAGCAGTTTGCCGGTTTTGAACTCATCCAATCCAGCCTCAAACTGTTCTTTTTTCTGACGATCTGGTTCCTGGGCGGCATTTTCGTGTTCCCTACCCTGCTTCGGCGCTACCGGCATCTGATGAACGACGAAAGCGTGCTGATCACTTCGGTGGCATTGTGCTTCGGAATGGTTTTTCTGGTTACCAAAGCGGGCTTTTCGGCTGCGTTAGGCGCATTCATCATGGGTTCTATCCTCGCCGAAACGACGCACGCCGAGAAGATAGAGCATTTGCTTAAACCCGTAAAAGACCTTTTCGGGGCCGTTTTCTTCATTTCCGTGGGGATGCTGATCAACCCCGGCCTTTTGCTGGAATACGCAGTTCCGACGGCAATTCTGGTGCTCGTAGTGATACTTGGCAAAACGATGTTCGTCACATTGGGTGCGGTTATCTCCGGTCAGCCATTGAAAAAATCGCTGCAATCCGGCATGAGTTTATCCCAAATCGGCGAGTTTTCTTTCATTATTGCCAATCTGGGCCTTTCCCTGAAAGTAACGAGCGGGTTCCTCTACCCGATCGCCGTCGGGGTTTCGGTGATCACTACGTTTGCTACGCCTTACATGATGAAGGCGTCCGAGCCCCTGTACGAATGGCTCGACCGGCGCCTGCCCGAAAAATGGCGGCATTATCTCAACCGGTACAGCACCAGCACCGAAACCATCACGCAAACTACTCAATGGAATGAAATCCTGAAATCCTACGCCCAGACAGTGATTTTGAACTCCGTCGTCGTGGTGGGCATTATCCTGGCGTCGTCGCGCCAGCTGGCCGAGCAGCTACACACGCGCGTGCCTGAGACGTTTATCACCAATTCGGTACTTTTTGGCATTACATTCCTGCTTATTTCGCCGTTTTTGTGGGCTTTGGTATTTAAAAGAGGCAACAGGAAAGCCTATTCGGCCATCTGGCTCAGCCGGAAATACAGCCGCGGGCCGCTGCTCCTGCTTGAACTTTCCCGGGTATTCATCGCCATTCTCCTGATGGCCTTCCTGCTCAACTCGTTTTTCTCGACCAAAACCGCCTTCATGGTGGCGGGCGGCATCATGATATTGGGCTTTGCCATTTTTTACCAGCGGCTACAACAGTTTTATCACAAAATCGAAGACCGGTTCCTGCAAAACCTCAATGCACGCCAACTCGAAGGAAGCGGCAAATCCAAGCGCATTCTCCTGCCCTGGGATGCTCATTTTGCTTTCCTGGAAGTGAGCGCCGACTCGAACCTGATCGGCAAGAGCTTGCAAGAGCTCAAAATCCGGGAGAATTTCGGGATTAATGTAGTGCTAATCGAGCGGGGCAGCAAAACGATCCATCTGCCGCGGCCCACGGAAGTACTTTACCCATGCGACCGCATCGAAGTCATCGGCACGGACGATCAGCTCGATATATTCCGGAGCCATATCGAGGTGAATACCAATGGCGACGTGTACATGGCGCACGAGGACAATGTGGTGCTGGAACGCGTGGAGGTGAAAACGCACCATAATATCCGCGGCAAAACCATCCGCGACAGCCAGATCCGCGAAATGACACACGGCATGATCGTCGGGCTGGAACGCAATGGCGAGCGCATTCTCAACCCCGATTCTTCGATGGTGATCGAAAACCAGGATGTGCTCTGGATCGCGGGCGACCGGGAGCTGATCAAGGAGTTTATGGCCAACAAGCCGGCCAACAGTGAGGAAGAAATGGTAGCCGTTACGCGCTGA
- a CDS encoding 1-aminocyclopropane-1-carboxylate deaminase/D-cysteine desulfhydrase yields MDLLSPAAPTPLQRLSNADTENASVQLYVKRDDLIHPAVSGNKWRKLKYNLLDAQARGERAVLTFGGAYSNHLYATAAAGRALGLATIGIVRGLELEAKENPTLRFCREQGMELHFVSRAEYRQKDSVDYLAQLSERFGAPYIVPEGGTTRLALQGVAEMVSEIKEQLGAMPDFIATAAGTGGTAAGILSAGADVLAFSALKGGDFLADDIRQQLDGYTQSGTLSLLTDYHFGGYAKWNEELLDFMHDFAAEFDVRLEQVYTAKMFYGLFDLIKSGCFQRGTTIVAVHTGGLQGALSA; encoded by the coding sequence GTGGATTTACTAAGTCCGGCAGCACCCACTCCCTTGCAGCGGCTATCGAATGCCGACACTGAAAATGCTAGCGTACAGCTTTATGTAAAGCGAGATGACCTCATTCATCCGGCGGTTTCGGGCAACAAATGGCGGAAACTGAAATACAATCTGCTCGACGCACAAGCACGCGGCGAGCGGGCGGTGCTGACTTTCGGCGGTGCGTATTCCAACCATTTGTACGCAACCGCAGCGGCAGGCCGCGCGCTCGGCCTGGCCACCATTGGCATTGTAAGAGGGCTGGAACTAGAAGCCAAGGAAAACCCCACGCTCCGGTTTTGCCGGGAGCAGGGCATGGAGCTGCATTTCGTATCCAGGGCCGAGTACCGGCAAAAGGATTCGGTTGATTACCTCGCACAGCTTTCGGAAAGATTCGGCGCGCCCTACATTGTTCCCGAGGGCGGCACGACGCGCCTTGCCTTGCAGGGCGTAGCCGAAATGGTATCCGAAATCAAAGAGCAGCTCGGTGCAATGCCGGATTTCATAGCCACCGCTGCCGGAACGGGCGGCACCGCGGCGGGTATCCTCTCCGCCGGAGCCGATGTTCTCGCTTTTTCTGCATTAAAAGGCGGCGATTTTCTGGCTGACGACATTCGTCAGCAGCTGGATGGTTACACGCAATCAGGAACGCTTTCGTTGCTGACCGACTACCATTTCGGCGGTTATGCCAAATGGAATGAGGAACTGCTCGATTTCATGCACGACTTCGCAGCCGAATTCGACGTCCGGTTGGAGCAGGTTTACACGGCCAAAATGTTCTATGGCCTGTTTGATCTGATCAAAAGCGGGTGTTTTCAGCGGGGCACGACCATCGTGGCCGTGCATACCGGCGGGTTACAGGGAGCGCTCAGCGCGTAA